Proteins from a single region of Centropristis striata isolate RG_2023a ecotype Rhode Island chromosome 9, C.striata_1.0, whole genome shotgun sequence:
- the ebna1bp2 gene encoding probable rRNA-processing protein EBP2 yields MAVDSSMMESAEEESLLGEESEEENSDLSDSELQEAFAKGLLKPGMNVLVDQSKKFVNNVEGLKQCLVDFRKKDLPWVERLDMTNLPAEDVLSKVEGKVPSVTKGDVNAEDDFQREMFFYRQAQATVLDALPLMSKHGIATKRPDDYFAEMAKSDQQMQKIRKKLISKQQILEKSEKAKKLREQRKFGKKVQIEVIQKRQKEKKAMMNAVKKYQKGMTDKLDFLEGDQKKGKDSTQGPNKAANKKGPNAKRKYKDQKFGFGGKKSGRKWNTKESHNDVSSFRAKVANAKGGRGGKGGKKGGKGGKQNKRPGKSVRQKMKSRS; encoded by the exons ATGGCTGTCGATAGCAGCATGATGGAGTCAGCAGAGGAGGAGTCGCTGCTCGGAGAGGAGTCAGAAGAGGAGAACTCTGATTTATCAGACTCTGAG cttcAAGAAGCCTTTGCAAAGGGATTGTTGAAACCAGGGATGAACGTTCTGGTGGATCAATCAAAAAAGTTTGTCAACAATGTG GAGGGTTTgaaacagtgccttgtggactTCCGTAAAAAAGACCTTCCCTGGGTGGAGAGGTTGGATATGACCAACCTACCGGCTGAAGACGTTCTTTCTAAAGTTGAAGGGAAAGTTCCAAGTGTGACCAAAGGAGATGTCAACGCAGAAGATGATTTCCAGAGAGAGATGTTCTT CTACCGTCAAGCTCAAGCTACAGTTCTAGATGCACTGCCTCTCATGAGCAAGCATGGCATAGCCACCAAAAGACCGGACGATTACTTCGCAGAGATGGCCAAGTCCGATCAGCAAATGCAAAAG ATCAGGAAGAAGCTGATCTCAAAGCAGCAAATATTGGAGAAGTCGGAGAAGGCCAAGAAGCTGCGTGAGCAAAGAAAGTTTGGCAAAAAG GTCCAAATAGAAGTTATCCAGAAGaggcagaaagaaaagaaggctATGATGAATGCTGTAAAGAAATACCAGAAAG GAATGACCGACAAACTGGATTTCTTGGAAGGAGACCAGAAGAAGGGTAAAGACTCTACTCAGGGCCCCAACAAAGCAGCGAACAAGAAggg CCCCAATGCCAAGAGAAAATACAAGGACCAGAAGTTTGGCTTCGGAGGCAAGAAAAGTGGAAGGAAGTGGAACACCAAGGAGAGCCACAACGATGTTTCCAGTTTCCGCGCCAAAGTGGCTAACGCAAAGGGCGGCAGGGGAGGGAAAGGAGGGAAGAAAGGCGGcaaaggaggaaaacaaaat AAACGTCCAGGCAAATCTGTGCGCCAGAAGATGAAGTCTCGCTCATAA
- the cfap144 gene encoding protein FAM183A, translated as MAGNEKFDVVHQNAIHVETIRKEQRYQKLHTEFSINPHRKPHVLPDKPMSRKPSEVIVENSDFMEAFHKARREPTKKYAMPQTESQELGWVSAPLIPTNPYDRRFNFHRFSTDVTIHKELALRASN; from the exons atgGCAGGAAACGAGAAATTTGATGTGGTCCATCAAAACGCGATTCACGTTGAGACGATCCGGAAGGAGCAAAGATACCAGAAACTCCACACGGAGTTTAGCATCAACCCACACCGGAAAC CACATGTCCTGCCAGACAAGCCCATGTCCAGGAAACCTTCAGAAGTGATTGTTGAGAACT cGGACTTCATGGAGGCCTTCCATAAGGCTCGCCGGGAACCCACCAAGAAATATGCAATGCCACAGACTGAGAGTCAGGAGTTAGGATGGGTGTCAGCTCCACTG ATTCCAACAAACCCATATGACAGGAGATTCAACTTCCACCGATTTAGCACAGACGTCACGATACACAAAGAATTAGCCCTGCGTGCATCAAATTAG